The window AAATAACAGAGTGAGGGAAGGAAAGGGAAAATTTAAATGTGGTGCTGGAGTTTGCATGCATGCTAAGAACTCACTAACTTATCCACACTGTTTGTTTCTTCACAGggtattgtgtgtttctgcacaaCTTAGACACAAGCTAAGCTCTTCCCAAGCCTTCTCTCTGGCCACTGTTGCAAGTCACAATGTGTTACGTAAATGTTGGTAGATTAAGGGAATGTATGTTTTCGTTGTGATGTGTGCACGTAGACAAACTGATTAAGCAGGTAGTATAGATGGATTATGAGTGTGGAGTTTACTGAGAAGTGGATTTTTTGATATCACTCACTGGCTTTCTAGTGACAATAACAAGCTGCATTCCACTGCCATCACTTTCTCTGGCTTGACTTGGATTGAAATTGTATTTATTCTTTTAGTTTTAGGTTGAGATTTTATCAGCTGTTTAACGGGTCTCTCCACAGTCATGGCAAGGGATATTTTTGTGATGCCCCATGTGCCTTATTGATGTATCTGTTGATGCTTTTTTTATATTAGTCACTTATTCAGTGCCAGTTTGAAATAAAGACTTCATCAGTTCAACGATTTTGTATTTTATGAGGAGGTAGCGGTGTGGGTTTTCTcgaggtgctccagcttcctcccagtccaaagacatgcaggttaattgataactctaaattgtccgtaggtgtgaatgtgagtgtgaatggttgtctgtctctatgtgtcagccccgtgatagtctggtgacctgtccagggtgtaccctgcctctcgcccagtgtcagcccccccccccccccccaaacttctaacaggataagcagttacagaaaatgataGAGTGAGTGAAAGAATGAGGAGGTAGTCCTTGTCTGATTTAAAGATGACAGCAGACAGAGgtaattattcattattttggcCCACAAAGTGAACACACTAACAAACTTTCACCACAGGAATGTCGTGTCTAAAAAGAAGCTGCTGGAATGATGTGTGTATGATTAAGTGATGCTAACTTTCCTCTTCAGAGGAGAAATAACTTTTTCTTCTTAAATGTTTTTGATGCTTTGAGCACCTCCACTTAATATATTCAACCACAGTGAATTACACTACAACAGTCTGGGTAGATGGATGTGCTATTGATCTCATAAGGTATGATACAttgattttgggtgaactgtccctttttaaGGGAGGACGTCCCAGGTGAATAGGGAAACTTTTTTAACATATaaatatcaccatgaaacttccctAGGTGATTACTTATATTAAGGCAATTTCTTTTTATCTTAAAGGTTTTCTGAAGTTTAAATATGCACCAATTTGCATACATAAATCTGAACACTGGATAAAGCTAGTTTAAAATTTCTTGCtttttttgatgacatattaAGAGTCAGAGATTTTTTGCAAATATAGTTTTTGATATCTCTTTGTATTACTctataaatcagaaaatattgtaaacagtaaaaaaaaaaaaaaatccatcatcCATCTATCACCCTATTTTTcggaataaaatgttaaaaaaaatcaggctaTAAATGATATATGAACAAGCCCCTCTGTGAAAACCTTTTGAATATAGATGGGAATAAATCTGGGGATGTCTGGCTCAGAGTatgagaaaaaacattttgagaaaATTGCCCTTAAAGATGCGTTTTGTAaaattacatatatttttaagaTGCTACAGGTGAACAGAGTTAAACTATATCACCAACttcatgtttttaatatgttgcCTTAAACTTTATGTTTGAATATGGAAATGAAGCATTATCAAGGCTAATTATATATGCACTTTTCCAATAAATTTCCAGAACTGAAATCTGAACTAAACAGCTAaatgtctatttttattttctttccaccagtctgaaagaagacatTTCATGGAATCAAAATAGCCCAAAATCTTAAAATTGATCAGTGCATGAAAAACCTGTGTTTTCCCCTGGGGTGTtgagcatagactgtataaaaataggTATTGAGTCGGATCATGAGACTCAGCATGATGAGAAATGCTTTTAGGATGCTTTACTGGCCTCCTGTGGCCAGAGAGGGAAACTCCTACAGGAGACATTCTGTCATTCCATAGTGAAGTGAATTCTGTGCTTCAAATCACATTTTCAACATTACAGATCATAAGTTGGGTTTTAGTGATGTTGTGTTGACTTGGTGCTACACAGTGGAGACACTGACATAACTGGGATAAGCCAGATAACATGCAATTGACCTAGTATCAACATTATCAGTACAAAGTCCAATTTACTGCAATTGTCATATTACAACAGCCTCAGTCTTTATAAGAAGTGTTATTTGGGAAGATTGTTCTAGTGGTCACTGTAAATGATTACAGGGACACAGTGACATAGAAAACACACCAGAAAGCCCCTTTCTGATAGCAGTCACACGTTTGTAACTTTTAGCTTTTTACTTATTTCACAAAGAACAAATAACACAACATTTTCTAGTACATAGCATCTGTCTACCTTACAAGCACCAAGTCTGTTCAAATGCTTTGCTTTATGGTGTGTAAAAATTACCACAGCATTAGTGCTTATTCCTTTAGTTCAATGTTTTCTTAGCATTTCTGTGCCAGAGGGGTTTCCTCAGAAGAAGCCTCCACCAGGGGCAGTCCTGACCTGATGAGAGCTGAGGAACAGTAGGTATTGGGTAACCTCTTGCATCATCTCCTCAGTATATTTCACTTTCTGTTCTTTCACAGCACATCTCACCCAATGTTGCACTAATGGAGCTGCTTTTCACAACCAACGGTAAGATAAGAAATTATGACCTGCCAAGTATTAtgtattatgtattttattatttttttaacagggACAGTGCAGAGCTACTTAGCTGCACCAGAGTTAGCAATAAGCGTATTTTCATCGAAGGTCcctgggcaggaaacagagaataATTTACCTGCTAAAAGACActgtaatgtaaaaaaaaaaaaaaaattgcaattgcaaaaaaaacaacagcaagacaAAATGAAGTTTTTTGTTGCAAAACAATTAAAGACAGAACGTTTTCTCCATCCTGTCTTGTATTTAAATGCtgcctttgttttttaaataattatctGTAGGATAAATGTTTGATGGTCAATGTCATTTGGGGCTCTAAAAAATAGATATgagtaacaataataataataataataataataataataaggggcttaatatatttatatattatttatatatttgctaTATAGGAAGTTATTGGAATTGTTTGTATGTCCCTACTGTGTAAGCCCGTTTCAGCAAGTTATTCTAATTCCAAAATCTCAGTGCAGCATTTTAGTGATCTGTAAACTCGAGAGGTAACTTTTCCCACAGAACTTGAAGGCAGCATTGAATGGATCAGTATGACGTACCAATTCTAAGGTTGGTTTTTcgataatatattttttaacacaaaatgacacagtaTTTACAATACAAACTAGTTAAACTAGTAAATGGATGTTTAacatctgaaaaataaaataaaacacataaacacatattGCTTTTGCATGACGTATGAGTTCAGAGGTCGCAAAGACACGCCCACATTTCTTCCCCTCATGGTGGACTGAAGCAGCGTTGTTTGTACCTCCCAAGTAAACCTAGCTatatctgtgtttctgtttgcgACTGTGTGGGGTTATATGGACTATATGCACTTTGTTATCGACTTTGAAACGATGAAGTAAATGTCAGACGACAGAATTCAGCCTCAAACGAAACTTTACTCTTGAATATTGGAGTTGTTAGCTTGTTATGCTAGCTGGCTAACAGGGCTGCTTGTGTAAAATGAAGACCTCAAACGGAAACAGCAGTATCATGGACATGTTTGAAAAGGGGAAAGTCCTGAAAATATGTGCTCCGATGGTACGATACTCAAAGTAAGTGGAGTCTGTTGTATTTCCATAATGGTAGCTACTCATTCCCTCATGTTTGCAGtaataaatgtatgaaattCAAGGTGCAAACACATTTTCCTCATGTGCTCTGTTCTCCTGTATTAGACATACAGGTACAGCTACCCTTTATTGAGTGTCTGTTGCAAACTATGCTCAGCAcaattttttctgtctttccacaGACTTGCATTCAGGTCCTTGGTGAGGAAATACAACTGTGATATCTGCTTCACCCCGATGATAGTTGCTGCAGACTTCATGCGATCGATCAAAGCCAGAGATAGTGAATTCACTACCAATGAGAGTGAGTTGCAACATTGCATTATGAGCTGAATGTAATAGTGCACTACCATAAGTCTTGCTGCTCCACCACTTCCCATAGATAgcatccaaacacacagatatctTGTAACATGATGACTGTGTTGTTTAGTGTGGGTTTTGCACAAACTGCCTTATTGCTGTAATCATGAGAAATTATAAGACGTTGTTGCTATCACCATTTATTCTTGTTCCTTTTCCTCTTCAGGTGACCGGCCCTTGATAGTGCAGTTTGCCGCCCATGATGCCCAGACTCTGGCTGATGCGGCCTGTGTGGTAGCACCTTTCTCAGATGGAGTTGACCTCAACTGTGGCTGTCCCCAGAGGTGCAGTGACTGGCTGTAGGCCCTGATACAATTTGGCCATCAGTCTCTTTTTCATTACTCTCATATGTCAGCATTTTGATTTTCCTAGAGGTTCAAAAGCTCACAGTTTGCACAACAAAGGAATTAACCCCCCTGCACCCTGAACATTCTTGTAAATCTGTCAGAAATTTGGTTTTATCTAGCTCCTTGGATTAactttgttgctgtgttttcagatgGGCGATGTCAGCTGGGTATGGTGCATGCCTCATCAACAAGCCTGAACTTGTGAAGGACATGGTCAGACATGTCAGGAACCAAGTGGACAATCCAAACTATACAGCATCCATCAAAATaaggtaggaaaaaaaaactgaaccaGATTGACATTATTCTTAATTATACATGACACAGTTTGAGCACTGGCGgctttcatttttaatgttaaaatgtcctgCACAGTATTCTTgcttacaataaaaaaaaaattaagggatcTGGGCCAAGATTGGTTGTTAAATGTTGAAGAAATTACAATTAGACTTTATATTATAGCATTTTTAAACTTGAAAAATTTGAATGTCAGCACTTGGCTTAGTAATCCAGTATTAGTTGGACTGTACATTTGATTGTACGtggtaaaaatacattttgcaagTGTCAGAATACATGCAATTGAATTAATACGTAATTGTTACCTACTGTGTTATAATCAGATAATATCAAGAATAAAGACCATTTCATTTCACCCACAGAATTCACAAGGACCTGAGGCGGACGGTGGATCTGTGCCAGAAAGCTGAATCAGCAGGTGTGTCATGGATAACAGTTCATGGCCGTACAGCAGAAGAGCGCCACCAGCCAGTCCATTACGATGCCATAAAGACAATCAAAGACAGCGTGTCCATCCCCGTCATTGCCAATGGGGACATAAAGTACCTCCGTGATGTGGAGTCCACTCACCAGCTTACTGGTGTCGATGGTAGGGTTTCTTTTACAAATCCACTCACAGCTCATGACAGATGTGTAAATCTCAATATTCCTTTCTAATTTATTCATCTTGTGTGTTTGGATTGTCTCACCAGGTGTGATGGCTGCACGAGGGTTGCTTGCAAACCCTGCCATGTTCACCGGCTATGAGGATACTCCTTTAGAGTGTATTTGGGACTGGGTGGACATCGCCATAGAGCAAGGCACTCCATTCACATGCTTCCACCATCATCTTATCTACATGCTGGAGAGAGTTAGCTCCCAGCCTGAGAGGAAAGTGTTCAATTCTCTGTCCAGTACCTCAGCTGTAATAGATTACCTCCAGAACACATATGGGCCAGTGCATGATCTGGGAACATAAGAGTATTGAGttgtgatattttttatttttattttagcattttttattttatttttatgacaaATTAAACTGCAAAGCCACATGTGTATCACTGATGTCGTCTTTATTGCTCTGTGTTCTCCAGTTAAGCCTCAACAGTAATCATGGAGCTAATGAAACAATAGCAAATTATTGTTAATGCTTGTCTTAAACAGTGAGGAGTAGGAACATGCTACCGTAGCTGTGCACCCACAAAAGACTCAAGAATTTTCATCAATTATATCAATAATAATGTTTCACACAGAACAATATTCTTTAAGTCATCAAATGTGTCAGTTGTTCTGCTCATGTGCATACCCAGCAATCAAAGTTGTAATCAGAAAAATTCTAA is drawn from Epinephelus fuscoguttatus linkage group LG5, E.fuscoguttatus.final_Chr_v1 and contains these coding sequences:
- the LOC125889238 gene encoding tRNA-dihydrouridine(20a/20b) synthase [NAD(P)+]-like isoform X1 — encoded protein: MKTSNGNSSIMDMFEKGKVLKICAPMVRYSKLAFRSLVRKYNCDICFTPMIVAADFMRSIKARDSEFTTNESDRPLIVQFAAHDAQTLADAACVVAPFSDGVDLNCGCPQRWAMSAGYGACLINKPELVKDMVRHVRNQVDNPNYTASIKIRIHKDLRRTVDLCQKAESAGVSWITVHGRTAEERHQPVHYDAIKTIKDSVSIPVIANGDIKYLRDVESTHQLTGVDGVMAARGLLANPAMFTGYEDTPLECIWDWVDIAIEQGTPFTCFHHHLIYMLERVSSQPERKVFNSLSSTSAVIDYLQNTYGPVHDLGT